From a region of the Tachysurus fulvidraco isolate hzauxx_2018 chromosome 5, HZAU_PFXX_2.0, whole genome shotgun sequence genome:
- the hsd17b7 gene encoding 3-keto-steroid reductase isoform X2, whose translation MDRMGRVVLVTGANSGVGLALCERLLSEDAQLQLCLACRNEQRAAAARQSLLISHPKAQVSLVRLDVGSMRSVLSAAEEIRTRFNRLDYLYLNAGIMPSPQVDFMALYKGLFSGKAIHMFSTGEGLLTQKDDVTSDGLQQVFATNLFGHFLLVRELEPLLCQPGHSSLVIWTSSSNARRSAFSLDDLQHKQGTEPYSSSKYASDLLSLALNRHYNSQGLFSSVICPGLVMTNLTYGILPSFFWTLIMPIMWLIRIFTNTFTLTPYNGAEALFWLFKQKPETLDPMVKYHSLTSGLGNNYTQCRKMDIDDTTSAALYKKLLEMEKTLRKKLKDEDGA comes from the exons ATGGACAGAATGGGGAGAGTTGTGTTGGTGACTGGTGCAAACAG tggcgTAGGCCTGGCCCTGTGTGAGCGCCTCCTAAGTGAAGATGCACAGCTCCAGCTGTGTCTGGCCTGCAGGAATGAGCAGAGGGCTGCTGCAGCCCGTCAGTCTTTGCTCATCTCTCACCCTAAAGCTCAGGTTTCCCTCGTTCGGCTAGATGTGGGCAGCATGCGCTCTGTCCTCAGTGCTGCCGAGGAGATCCGAACGAG ATTCAACAGGCTTGACTACCTCTACCTTAATGCTGGGATCATGCCTAGTCCACAGGTGGATTTCATGGCTCTCTATAAAGGCTTGTTTTCTGG TAAAGCAATCCACATGTTTTCTACGGGAGAAGGGTTACTGACGCAGAAAGACGACGTCACATCTGATGGTCTACAACAAGTGTTTGCTACCAACCTGTTCGGCCACTTCTTACTG GTCCGGGAATTGGAGCCCCTGTTATGCCAACCAGGCCACAGCTCTCTGGTGATCTGGACCTCGTCTAGCAACGCACGGCGTTCTGCTTTCAGTCTGGATGACCTGCAGCACAAGCAAGGCACAGAACCGTACAGCTCCTCTAAATACGCATCTGACCTGCTGAGCCTGGCCCTGAACCGTCATTATAACAGCCAG GGTCTGTTTTCATCAGTGATCTGTCCCGGATTGGTGATGACTAACCTCACATACGGCATCCTCCCCTCCTTCTTCTGGACCCTTATCATGCCAATAATGTGGCTG ATAAGAATCTTCACCAATACCTTCACCCTCACACCTTATAACGGGGCCGAGGCTTTG TTTTGGCTGTTCAAGCAGAAACCGGAGACACTGGATCCGATGGTCAAATACCACAGTTTAACCTCCGGACTGggaaacaattacacacaatgcCGCAAG ATGGATATTGATGACACTACCTCAGCAGCACTTTACAAGAAACTTCTAGAAATGGAGAAAACCCTGAGAAAGAAACTGAAGGATGAAGATGGAGcataa
- the ddr2a gene encoding discoidin domain-containing receptor 2 isoform X2, translating to MKARSRFEMNHLWKIIIFPLSLLLYLSGNVKTQVNPSVCRSPLGMSGRQILDEDIVASSQWSESTAAKYGRLDSEEGDGAWCPVSTSDPENMNEFLQIDLRSLHFITLVGTQGRHAGGIGNEFAQTYKIKYSRDGSRWISWRNRQGKEVIEANRNAYDLVLKDLEPPVIARFVRFMPVIDNSMNVCMRVELYGCEWLDGLVSYNAPLGQGMVFQDQEVYLNDSVYDGAIIQSMTEGLGQLTDGMCGLDDFTLSHVYNVWPGYDYVGWNNETETNGYVEITFEFDRIRNFTTMKVHCNNMFSHRVKVFQKVVCYFRSDSDWESNPVSFSPVMDDGNPSARFVTVSLQNHMASAIKCQYYFSDMWMMFSEITFQSDTAMYNTSLPPPSTGTPPNTYPDDSNTRILIGCLVAIILILLAIIIIILWRQVWQKVLEKVSRRMLDDELTASLSIQSEAFSCNNNLTSSVVSEQESSSAYERIFPLGADYQEPSRLVRKLPDISQVSEDTASKSTQSTTQEGVPHYAEADIVNLQGVTGGNTYAVPAVTMDLLSGKDIPIEEFPRKLLTFKEKLGEGQFGEVHLCEAEDMEEFMDKNFSYDVSENQTLLVAVKMLRADANKNARNDFLKEIKIMCRLKDPNIIRLLGVCMSSDPLCMITEYMENGDLNQFLSRHEPEGMIAVLSNAPTVSYSNLQHMAAQIASGMRYLSSLNFVHRDLATRNCLVGKNYTIKIADFGMSRNLYSGDYYRIQGRAVLPIRWMSWESILLGKFTTASDVWAFGVTLWETLTFCKEQPYSQLSDEQVIENTGEFFRDQRRQIYLPQPPMCPDPIYKLMLSCWQRNAKERPSFQEILRILLENTP from the exons GTGTGTGTCGATCCCCTCTAGGGATGTCTGGAAGGCAGATCTTAGACGAAGACATTGTAGCATCAAGTCAATGGTCTGAGTCAACAGCAGCAAAATATGGCAG ACTGGACTCGGAGGAAGGGGATGGAGCTTGGTGTCCAGTAAGCACAAGCGATCCAGAAAACATGAATGAATTCCTGCAGATTGACCTTCGCTCTCTGCACTTCATCACCCTAGTGGGTACTCAGGGGCGACACGCGGGGGGCATCGGGAATGAGTTTGCCCAAACCTACAAGATCAAGTACAGTCGCGATGGTAGTCGCTGGATCTCCTGGCGCAACCGTCAAGGAAAGGAG GTAATTGAGGCCAACAGGAATGCCTATGATCTTGTGCTCAAGGACCTGGAGCCACCCGTCATTGCACGATTCGTGCGCTTCATGCCCGTCATTGACAATTCCATGaacgtgtgtatgcgtgtagaGCTCTATGGCTGCGAATGGCTAG ATGGTCTGGTGTCATACAATGCTCCACTCGGTCAGGGGATGGTCTTCCAGGACCAGGAGGTTTACCTCAATGACTCGGTGTATGACGGTGCCATAATTCAAAG TATGACAGAAGGTTTGGGCCAGTTGACGGATGGTATGTGTGGTCTGGATGATTTCACTCTCAGCCATGTTTACAATGTGTGGCCTGGCTATGACTATGTGGGCTGGAACAACGAGACAGAAACCAATGGATATGTAGAGATCACATTTGAGTTCGACCGAATACGCAACTTCACCACTATGAAG GTGCACTGCAACAACATGTTCTCTCACAGAGTGAAGGTTTTCCAGAAGGTGGTGTGTTATTTCCGCTCAGACTCGGACTGGGAGTCGAACCCCGTGTCTTTTAGTCCCGTGATGGATGACGGGAACCCCAGTGCTCGCTTTGTTACCGTGTCCCTCCAAAACCATATGGCTAGTGCCATCAAGTGTCAATATTACTTCTCTGACATGTGGATGATGTTCAGTGAGATCACCTTTCAGTCAG ATACAGCCATGTACAACACAAGTTTACCGCCCCCCAGCACCGGCACTCCACCCAACACCTACCCAG ATGACAGCAACACTcggattctgattggctgtttggtggccatcatcctcatcttgttggccatcatcatcatcatactctGGAGACAGGTCTGGCAGAAGGTGCTGGAGAAg gtCTCTCGGAGGATGCTCGACGACGAGCTAACTGCTAGCCTGTCAATCCAGAGTGAAGCCTTCAGCTGTAACAACAACCTGACCTCCTCAGTAGTCAGCGAGCAGGAGTCCAGCTCTGCCTACGAGCGCATCTTCCCACTCGGAGCAGATTACCAGGAGCCCTCACGCCTCGTCCGCAAGCTGCCCGACATTTCCCAGGTCTCAGAGGACACTG CATCCAAGTCCACTCAGTCCACCACTCAAGAAGGTGTTCCCCATTACGCCGAAGCTGACATCGTCAATCTGCAAGGAGTAACGGGAGGAAACACCTACGCCGTGCCAGCTGTGACCATGGACCTGCTATCAGGAAAGGACATCCCTATAGAAGAATTTCCCCGAAAACTGCTCACATTTAAGGAGAAGCTTGGAGAAGGCCAGTTCGGAGAG GTGCATCTTTGTGAAGCAGAAGACATGGAGGAGTTCATGGATAAAAACTTCTCATATGATGTCAGTGAGAATCAAACCTTGCTTGTGGCTGTAAAAATGTTAAGAGCTGACGCAAATAAAAACGCCAG AAATGACTTTTTGAAAGAGATCAAAATCATGTGCCGATTGAAAGATCCCAACATCATCCGGCTGCTGGGGGTGTGCATGAGTTCAGACCCTTTGTGCATGATCACTGAGTACATGGAGAATGGGGACCTCAACCAGTTCCTGTCCCGTCATGAACCCGAGGGCATGATCGCCGTTCTGAGCAACGCACCAACAGTCAG TTACAGTAACTTACAGCACATGGCCGCTCAGATCGCCTCGGGAATGAGGTACCTATCATCACTGAATTTTGTACACCGAGACCTCGCTACCCGCAACTGCCTGGTGGGAAAAAACTACACCATCAAGATTGCTGACTTTGGTATGAGCAGGAACCTGTACAGTGGAGATTACTATCGCATCCAGGGTCGAGCTGTGCTGCCCATCCGCTGGATGTCCTGGGAGAGCATCCTTCTG GGTAAATTTACCACCGCCAGTGATGTTTGGGCGTTCGGTGTGACTCTGTGGGAGACGCTGACTTTCTGCAAGGAGCAGCCATACTCCCAGCTCTCAGATGAGCAGGTCATCGAAAACACTGGCGAGTTCTTCCGAGACCAAAGGAGACAG ATCTACTTGCCGCAGCCGCCCATGTGCCCCGACCCTATCTACAAGCTCATGTTGAGTTGCTGGCAAAGGAACGCCAAAGAAAGACCATCTTTTCAGGAGATCCTTCGAATACTGCTGGAAAATACACCTTAA
- the ddr2a gene encoding discoidin domain-containing receptor 2 isoform X1 encodes MKARSRFEMNHLWKIIIFPLSLLLYLSGNVKTQVNPSVCRSPLGMSGRQILDEDIVASSQWSESTAAKYGRLDSEEGDGAWCPVSTSDPENMNEFLQIDLRSLHFITLVGTQGRHAGGIGNEFAQTYKIKYSRDGSRWISWRNRQGKEVIEANRNAYDLVLKDLEPPVIARFVRFMPVIDNSMNVCMRVELYGCEWLDGLVSYNAPLGQGMVFQDQEVYLNDSVYDGAIIQSMTEGLGQLTDGMCGLDDFTLSHVYNVWPGYDYVGWNNETETNGYVEITFEFDRIRNFTTMKVHCNNMFSHRVKVFQKVVCYFRSDSDWESNPVSFSPVMDDGNPSARFVTVSLQNHMASAIKCQYYFSDMWMMFSEITFQSDTAMYNTSLPPPSTGTPPNTYPGDKPVHKLDDSNTRILIGCLVAIILILLAIIIIILWRQVWQKVLEKVSRRMLDDELTASLSIQSEAFSCNNNLTSSVVSEQESSSAYERIFPLGADYQEPSRLVRKLPDISQVSEDTASKSTQSTTQEGVPHYAEADIVNLQGVTGGNTYAVPAVTMDLLSGKDIPIEEFPRKLLTFKEKLGEGQFGEVHLCEAEDMEEFMDKNFSYDVSENQTLLVAVKMLRADANKNARNDFLKEIKIMCRLKDPNIIRLLGVCMSSDPLCMITEYMENGDLNQFLSRHEPEGMIAVLSNAPTVSYSNLQHMAAQIASGMRYLSSLNFVHRDLATRNCLVGKNYTIKIADFGMSRNLYSGDYYRIQGRAVLPIRWMSWESILLGKFTTASDVWAFGVTLWETLTFCKEQPYSQLSDEQVIENTGEFFRDQRRQIYLPQPPMCPDPIYKLMLSCWQRNAKERPSFQEILRILLENTP; translated from the exons GTGTGTGTCGATCCCCTCTAGGGATGTCTGGAAGGCAGATCTTAGACGAAGACATTGTAGCATCAAGTCAATGGTCTGAGTCAACAGCAGCAAAATATGGCAG ACTGGACTCGGAGGAAGGGGATGGAGCTTGGTGTCCAGTAAGCACAAGCGATCCAGAAAACATGAATGAATTCCTGCAGATTGACCTTCGCTCTCTGCACTTCATCACCCTAGTGGGTACTCAGGGGCGACACGCGGGGGGCATCGGGAATGAGTTTGCCCAAACCTACAAGATCAAGTACAGTCGCGATGGTAGTCGCTGGATCTCCTGGCGCAACCGTCAAGGAAAGGAG GTAATTGAGGCCAACAGGAATGCCTATGATCTTGTGCTCAAGGACCTGGAGCCACCCGTCATTGCACGATTCGTGCGCTTCATGCCCGTCATTGACAATTCCATGaacgtgtgtatgcgtgtagaGCTCTATGGCTGCGAATGGCTAG ATGGTCTGGTGTCATACAATGCTCCACTCGGTCAGGGGATGGTCTTCCAGGACCAGGAGGTTTACCTCAATGACTCGGTGTATGACGGTGCCATAATTCAAAG TATGACAGAAGGTTTGGGCCAGTTGACGGATGGTATGTGTGGTCTGGATGATTTCACTCTCAGCCATGTTTACAATGTGTGGCCTGGCTATGACTATGTGGGCTGGAACAACGAGACAGAAACCAATGGATATGTAGAGATCACATTTGAGTTCGACCGAATACGCAACTTCACCACTATGAAG GTGCACTGCAACAACATGTTCTCTCACAGAGTGAAGGTTTTCCAGAAGGTGGTGTGTTATTTCCGCTCAGACTCGGACTGGGAGTCGAACCCCGTGTCTTTTAGTCCCGTGATGGATGACGGGAACCCCAGTGCTCGCTTTGTTACCGTGTCCCTCCAAAACCATATGGCTAGTGCCATCAAGTGTCAATATTACTTCTCTGACATGTGGATGATGTTCAGTGAGATCACCTTTCAGTCAG ATACAGCCATGTACAACACAAGTTTACCGCCCCCCAGCACCGGCACTCCACCCAACACCTACCCAG GGGACAAACCTGTTCACAAATTAGATGACAGCAACACTcggattctgattggctgtttggtggccatcatcctcatcttgttggccatcatcatcatcatactctGGAGACAGGTCTGGCAGAAGGTGCTGGAGAAg gtCTCTCGGAGGATGCTCGACGACGAGCTAACTGCTAGCCTGTCAATCCAGAGTGAAGCCTTCAGCTGTAACAACAACCTGACCTCCTCAGTAGTCAGCGAGCAGGAGTCCAGCTCTGCCTACGAGCGCATCTTCCCACTCGGAGCAGATTACCAGGAGCCCTCACGCCTCGTCCGCAAGCTGCCCGACATTTCCCAGGTCTCAGAGGACACTG CATCCAAGTCCACTCAGTCCACCACTCAAGAAGGTGTTCCCCATTACGCCGAAGCTGACATCGTCAATCTGCAAGGAGTAACGGGAGGAAACACCTACGCCGTGCCAGCTGTGACCATGGACCTGCTATCAGGAAAGGACATCCCTATAGAAGAATTTCCCCGAAAACTGCTCACATTTAAGGAGAAGCTTGGAGAAGGCCAGTTCGGAGAG GTGCATCTTTGTGAAGCAGAAGACATGGAGGAGTTCATGGATAAAAACTTCTCATATGATGTCAGTGAGAATCAAACCTTGCTTGTGGCTGTAAAAATGTTAAGAGCTGACGCAAATAAAAACGCCAG AAATGACTTTTTGAAAGAGATCAAAATCATGTGCCGATTGAAAGATCCCAACATCATCCGGCTGCTGGGGGTGTGCATGAGTTCAGACCCTTTGTGCATGATCACTGAGTACATGGAGAATGGGGACCTCAACCAGTTCCTGTCCCGTCATGAACCCGAGGGCATGATCGCCGTTCTGAGCAACGCACCAACAGTCAG TTACAGTAACTTACAGCACATGGCCGCTCAGATCGCCTCGGGAATGAGGTACCTATCATCACTGAATTTTGTACACCGAGACCTCGCTACCCGCAACTGCCTGGTGGGAAAAAACTACACCATCAAGATTGCTGACTTTGGTATGAGCAGGAACCTGTACAGTGGAGATTACTATCGCATCCAGGGTCGAGCTGTGCTGCCCATCCGCTGGATGTCCTGGGAGAGCATCCTTCTG GGTAAATTTACCACCGCCAGTGATGTTTGGGCGTTCGGTGTGACTCTGTGGGAGACGCTGACTTTCTGCAAGGAGCAGCCATACTCCCAGCTCTCAGATGAGCAGGTCATCGAAAACACTGGCGAGTTCTTCCGAGACCAAAGGAGACAG ATCTACTTGCCGCAGCCGCCCATGTGCCCCGACCCTATCTACAAGCTCATGTTGAGTTGCTGGCAAAGGAACGCCAAAGAAAGACCATCTTTTCAGGAGATCCTTCGAATACTGCTGGAAAATACACCTTAA
- the hsd17b7 gene encoding 3-keto-steroid reductase isoform X1: MDRMGRVVLVTGANSGVGLALCERLLSEDAQLQLCLACRNEQRAAAARQSLLISHPKAQVSLVRLDVGSMRSVLSAAEEIRTRFNRLDYLYLNAGIMPSPQVDFMALYKGLFSGKAIHMFSTGEGLLTQKDDVTSDGLQQVFATNLFGHFLLVRELEPLLCQPGHSSLVIWTSSSNARRSAFSLDDLQHKQGTEPYSSSKYASDLLSLALNRHYNSQGLFSSVICPGLVMTNLTYGILPSFFWTLIMPIMWLIRIFTNTFTLTPYNGAEALFWLFKQKPETLDPMVKYHSLTSGLGNNYTQCRKVRTMDIDDTTSAALYKKLLEMEKTLRKKLKDEDGA, translated from the exons ATGGACAGAATGGGGAGAGTTGTGTTGGTGACTGGTGCAAACAG tggcgTAGGCCTGGCCCTGTGTGAGCGCCTCCTAAGTGAAGATGCACAGCTCCAGCTGTGTCTGGCCTGCAGGAATGAGCAGAGGGCTGCTGCAGCCCGTCAGTCTTTGCTCATCTCTCACCCTAAAGCTCAGGTTTCCCTCGTTCGGCTAGATGTGGGCAGCATGCGCTCTGTCCTCAGTGCTGCCGAGGAGATCCGAACGAG ATTCAACAGGCTTGACTACCTCTACCTTAATGCTGGGATCATGCCTAGTCCACAGGTGGATTTCATGGCTCTCTATAAAGGCTTGTTTTCTGG TAAAGCAATCCACATGTTTTCTACGGGAGAAGGGTTACTGACGCAGAAAGACGACGTCACATCTGATGGTCTACAACAAGTGTTTGCTACCAACCTGTTCGGCCACTTCTTACTG GTCCGGGAATTGGAGCCCCTGTTATGCCAACCAGGCCACAGCTCTCTGGTGATCTGGACCTCGTCTAGCAACGCACGGCGTTCTGCTTTCAGTCTGGATGACCTGCAGCACAAGCAAGGCACAGAACCGTACAGCTCCTCTAAATACGCATCTGACCTGCTGAGCCTGGCCCTGAACCGTCATTATAACAGCCAG GGTCTGTTTTCATCAGTGATCTGTCCCGGATTGGTGATGACTAACCTCACATACGGCATCCTCCCCTCCTTCTTCTGGACCCTTATCATGCCAATAATGTGGCTG ATAAGAATCTTCACCAATACCTTCACCCTCACACCTTATAACGGGGCCGAGGCTTTG TTTTGGCTGTTCAAGCAGAAACCGGAGACACTGGATCCGATGGTCAAATACCACAGTTTAACCTCCGGACTGggaaacaattacacacaatgcCGCAAGGTCAGAACT ATGGATATTGATGACACTACCTCAGCAGCACTTTACAAGAAACTTCTAGAAATGGAGAAAACCCTGAGAAAGAAACTGAAGGATGAAGATGGAGcataa